CCCACGCCTGGAGCCCCTGCTCGGAGCGCGGTCCGAAGCTGATGTCGCGCTTGCGCACGCGGGCCTTGGCGCCTCGCTCCTGACCGTTGTTCTCGGGCGGCACGAACGGGTGCCGGAGCACGGTGAGGAGGTTGTCCTTGTGCGACACGGTCGTCATCACCTGTCGGCGCACGTCGGCGTCACCGCATCGCTCGGGGTCGAAGACGCGATCGAAGTTGGCAGCAATGGCGGCTGCTTCGATGGGCTCGGGGGCTTCTCGGAAGGCCTTGATCCGGCTGTACAGCGCCCACCCCTCGGTGAGCACACGCACGCTGTCCGTGCCCTCCGCGAGCAGGCTGAAGGGGCGGAGCATGTGGATCCAACACAGCTGCAGCACCGCAAGGACCCCGTGGTAGTTCGTTCCGCCATCGGCCAGCATCACCAGCGGCAGGAACCGCAGCATCGAGCGAAGCCACTCGGACGCCGTGGCCTCGCGCATGTGACGGAGCGTCTCGGAGCTCGCCCCCAGCATGGCGCGCCGCAGGAAGCCGTCCATCTCGGCAGCGTCGAGACCCTCGGTGCGCAGCTTCGTGGCCAGCTCGGTGAGCGACTCGTCCGCCCACGCGAGCACCGGCTCATCGGCGTGGACACGACGCAGCACCTCCCGGGCGGCGACGCCGAGGTCGGGGTGCGCCAGCGCGTGCTCGCCAACGCAGTGGCCCACGGGCGCGCCGGCCAGCACGCCATACACGGTGACGCGGTCCTTGTGCTCCGTGGTCGTCAGCGTCGTGAAGGCTTCGTTGCCCACGATGTGGCAGACCCGCGGGTCGCCGTCGCACGTCGAGTGCGTGCCGTCGATGCCGACGACGGGCGAGTTCTGCATGCCCGCGCGGTGGGCGGCGAGCTGCTCGTCGCGCAACATGTCGGCGGTCATCAGGAGGATGCGATTGATCTGCCCGGCCGAGACCTTCACGCCGTGGTCGGCGAGGAGCTCGCGGATCTTGGTCTCCGTCATCCCGCC
This sequence is a window from Sandaracinaceae bacterium. Protein-coding genes within it:
- a CDS encoding transposase encodes the protein MAALSALSEQVARLIEENRALRKRLEAKGGGGTSGGSGGGPTPSSLREKAEKQRQGKARRKAARAAAEPKLRGRGKRSKRPACEVDETQFINVPAGELPADAKPNGYVNRMFYGVRLVRHNVRVRLREYISPTVGRVVAKLPPGWKGEFTPELHIVINSLSVGGMTETKIRELLADHGVKVSAGQINRILLMTADMLRDEQLAAHRAGMQNSPVVGIDGTHSTCDGDPRVCHIVGNEAFTTLTTTEHKDRVTVYGVLAGAPVGHCVGEHALAHPDLGVAAREVLRRVHADEPVLAWADESLTELATKLRTEGLDAAEMDGFLRRAMLGASSETLRHMREATASEWLRSMLRFLPLVMLADGGTNYHGVLAVLQLCWIHMLRPFSLLAEGTDSVRVLTEGWALYSRIKAFREAPEPIEAAAIAANFDRVFDPERCGDADVRRQVMTTVSHKDNLLTVLRHPFVPPENNGQERGAKARVRKRDISFGPRSEQGLQAWDTMQSTVGTLRKLGISPTTFIADRITQANAIPPLDVLVTNECLRRWGPMDALPGTL